One Hypomesus transpacificus isolate Combined female chromosome 6, fHypTra1, whole genome shotgun sequence DNA segment encodes these proteins:
- the LOC124469226 gene encoding adhesion G protein-coupled receptor F5-like isoform X3, translating into MSWWSLAPPILTKGLLLRMALLKNAALVLVLTVTCYVLETRKFTAISRTISQENYTVEVLPHFRGKRAVQTNQWLYIIDIEMNVSDMKTIQDFKSFVNSSSVPILLNNNTAITEIGITTVCLPTASGFQCKCEDQFAWPYQSCITYGACDNIVSGPCGCINSLPLDGTFCQPKSTLLSAVEYTIDVELNVTDLATVEKLKVLFGNMTFLLSLGSQVNVTEVGITTVCLPQLTGYQCRCEDQYRWSCDKCATYGHCSNITTDTCSCINAIPADGQFCQSVLQQNFTTCPPTTLPPMTTTVANTTAFTSQSSTANLTTTPILPVFYYLIEIEVNTTNVAALEQLRSILSSNIFPIIINNLIQITDVNISTVCYPVATGYQCRCEDQYRWSCDKCATYGHCSNITTDTCSCINAIPTDGQFCQSVLHQNFTTCPPTTLPPMSTTVANTTAFTSQSSTAKLTTTPILPVFYYLIEIEVNTTNVAALEQLRSILSSNIFPIIINNLIQITDVNISTVCYPVATGYQCRCEDQYRWSCDKCATYGHCSNITTDTCSCINAIPADGQFCQSVLQQNFTTCPPTTLPPMTTTVANTTAFTSQSSTANLTTTPILPVFYYLIDIEVNTTNVAALEQLRSILSSNIFPIIINNLIQITDVNISTVCYPVATGYQCRCEDQYRWSCDKCATYEHCSNITTDTCSCINAIPADGQFCQSVLQQNFTTCPPTTLPPMTTTDASTTDLTIQQNTTLTPTTQQTTTLTPTTQQNTTLTPTTQQNTTLTPTTQQNTTLTPTTQRNTTLTPTTQQNTTLTPTTQQNTTLTPTTQQNTTLTPTTQQNTTLTPTTQQNTTLTPTTLQTTTLKPTTQQNTTLTPTTQQNTTLTPTTQQNTTLTPTTQQNTTFTPTSQQTPATNSTTLAPTTISTKAITPISPTTPGTTLPPTTPGTNLPPTSGSVGNVWNMQFSLNRKFTDDLNDITSSAYNSLKSGIESKLQQQYGKTPGFVSATLKQFRSGSVIVDFEVVTTNTNLADIKSVESGLIAALAPDFIVQNGSFKITYKSPFPLPYTPKPMYPGPTLTLTCGPPPAFIVTGDLGVTWKVKGKDISGNPKFTRENNILKVENTRTSDTGLYECTLKGSSVDFHQTGNVTVEAPNVRAPTQINSKCEVGGITPLECCVQTPYEVQWIYKSTIVSDGFEEKDSYCVTYDFPMPETCENTETNIFCHVKSPSGYSVKTKLKIFTEDVTCNDAKFGDGGEGDVSEIQCGPKKNGYIIASCEGAVWVVKKNTCVLTVILNLQNNSESLQAEGVLDFVNDLQNAAEENQKDIEDSTATISTLVTILKNVASVSTNVSRPVMEGFLKTVNVLISEGAQGSWGQLNADSSGSTSNTSSILLGSLETITGALQGEPFVFNTSTMILTRTNFSQNSFSSEQSSSVGLHIPQINSSNNFINTIAFSTLNNVLPARNGRNQTVNGTIINGNVLLVKLNGTVRNVSLSFEKLNLNKSLANVQCVFWNFDLEGWDDEGCHLQSDNNETVTCNCNHLTSFSILMSPSNEGFNDEQQNVLDIITYIGVGISMGSLVVCLIIEACVWKSMTRNSTSYMRHVSIVNIAVSLLIADIWFIIGASISANPGEDKYNACSTATFFIHFFYLSLFFWMLISGLLLFYRTIMVFSHMSKSTMLAIGFSVGYGAPLIIAVVTVASTAPNDTYIRNDTEMACWLNWGSSKALLAFVIPALSIVLINFLILIVVLYKMLRRGVGDTAQPDEKNTLVVIARCLAILTPFFGLTWALGVGTLVDYTNFGTHVAFAFFNSLQGFFILVFGTLLDSKIRAAITRLFRGASGSSQGTGTRSTSAGPSSFSALDILRRMRRRNVYNVSEVANTSSSAATESFINI; encoded by the exons ATGTCATGGTGGTCGCTGGCACCTCCAATCCTGACAAAAGGGTTATTGTTAAG AATGGCCCTGCTAAAGAATGCAGCTCTGGTCCTGGTTCTTACGGTGACATGCTATGTTTTGGAAACAAGAAAATTCACTGCCATTTCAAGGACCATTTCCCAG GAGAATTACACTGTAGAAGTATTGCCCCATTTTAGGGGGAAAAGAGCAG TCCAAACAAATCAATGGCTCTACATCATCGATATTGAAATGAATGTATCTGACATGAAAACTATACAAGACTTTAAGTCCTTTGTGAACTCCTCAAGTGTCCCCATATTGCTCAACAACAACACGGCGATCACAGAGATCGGCATTACAACAG tgtGCCTGCCCACTGCCTCTGGCTTCCAGTGCAAATGTGAGGACCAGTTTGCTTGGCCATATCAGAGCTGCATCACCTACGGAGCCTGTGACAACATCGTCAGCGGCCCTTGTGGATGCATCAACAGTCTCCCCCTGGATGGAACGTTCTGCCAGCCAAAATCAA CCCTGCTATCAGCAGTCGAGTACACCATAGACGTCGAGCTAAACGTCACTGACTTGGCTACAGTTGAAAAACTAAAGGTTTTATTTGGCAACATGACCTTTTTACTATCACTGGGTTCCCAAGTTAACGTCACTGAAGTTGGCATTACCACTG TGTGCCTTCCACAGCTGACAGGATACCAGTGTAGGTGTGAGGACCAGTATCGCTGGTCATGTGACAAGTGTGCCACCTACGGACATTGTTCTAACATTACAACTGACACGTGCAGCTGCATCAACGCCATTCCTGCAGACGGACAGTTCTGTCAGTCAGTACTTCAACAAA ACTTTACAACCTGTCCTCCAACAACACTCCCTCCGATGACAACAACAG TTGccaacacaacagcattcaCCAGTCAGAGTAGCACTGCAAACCTGACCACAACACCCA TCCTTCCAGTATTTTATTACCTCATCGAGATTGAGGTGAACACCACCAATGTTGCAGCGTTGGAACAACTGAGATCTATTCTCAGTAGCAACATTttccccatcatcatcaacaaccTGATTCAAATCACAGATGTCAACATCTCTACTG TTTGCTACCCAGTGGCTACAGGATACCAGTGTAGGTGTGAGGACCAGTATCGCTGGTCATGTGACAAGTGTGCCACCTACGGACATTGTTCTAACATTACAACTGACACGTGCAGCTGCATCAACGCCATTCCTACAGACGGACAGTTCTGTCAGTCAGTACTTCATCAAA ACTTTACAACCTGTCCTCCAACAACACTCCCTCCGATGTCAACAACAG TTGccaacacaacagcattcaCCAGTCAGAGTAGCACTGCAAAGCTGACCACAACACCCA TCCTTCCAGTATTTTATTACCTCATCGAGATTGAGGTGAACACCACCAATGTTGCAGCGTTGGAACAACTGAGATCTATTCTCAGTAGCAACATTttccccatcatcatcaacaaccTGATTCAAATCACAGATGTCAACATCTCTACTG TTTGCTACCCAGTGGCTACAGGATACCAGTGTAGGTGTGAGGACCAGTATCGCTGGTCATGTGACAAGTGTGCCACCTACGGACATTGTTCTAACATTACAACTGACACGTGCAGCTGCATCAACGCCATTCCTGCAGACGGACAGTTCTGTCAGTCAGTACTTCAACAAA ACTTTACAACCTGTCCTCCAACAACACTCCCTCCGATGACAACAACAG TTGccaacacaacagcattcaCCAGTCAGAGTAGCACTGCAAACCTGACCACAACACCCA TCCTTCCAGTATTTTATTACCTCATCGACATTGAGGTGAACACCACCAATGTTGCAGCGTTGGAACAACTGAGATCTATTCTCAGTAGCAACATTttccccatcatcatcaacaaccTGATTCAAATCACAGATGTCAACATCTCTACTG TTTGCTACCCAGTGGCTACTGGATACCAGTGTAGGTGTGAGGACCAGTATCGCTGGTCATGTGACAAGTGTGCCACCTACGAACATTGTTCTAACATTACAACTGACACGTGCAGCTGCATCAACGCCATTCCTGCAGACGGACAGTTCTGTCAGTCAGTACTCCAACAAA ACTTTACAACCTGTCCTCCAACAACACTCCCTCCGATGACAACAACAG ATGCTTCCACAACAGATTTGACAATACAGCAGAACACCACCCTGACCCCCACAACCCAGCAGACCACTACCCTGACCCCCACAACCCAGCAGAACACTACCCTGACCCCCACAACCCAACAGAACACTACCCTGACCCCCACAACCCAGCAGAACACTACCCTGACCCCCACAACCCAGCGGAACACTACCCTGACCCCCACAACCCAGCAGAACACTACCCTGACCCCCACAACCCAACAGAACACTACCTTGACCCCCACAACCCAGCAGAACACTACCCTGACCCCCACAACCCAACAGAACACTACCCTGACCCCCACAACCCAACAGAACACTACCCTGACCCCCACAACCCTGCAGACCACTACCCTGAAGCCCACAACCCAGCAGAACACTACCCTGACCCCCACAACCCAACAGAACACTACCCTGACCCCCACAACCCAGCAGAACACTACCCTGACCCCCACAACCCAGCAGAATACTACCTTCACCCCTACATCACAACAGACCCCAGCAACCA ACTCAACAACATTGGCACCAACAACAATATCGACCAAAGCTA TAACCCCAATATCCCCCACAACCCCAGGCACCACCTTGCCCCCCACAACCCCAGGCACCAACTTGCCCCCCACATCAG GTTCTGTAGGAAATGTGTGGAACATGCAGTTCAGTTTGAATAGGAAGTTTACAGATGACCTAAATGACATTACAAGCTCTGCATACAATAGTTTAAAAAGCGGGATTGAATCAAAG ctccagcagcagtaTGGGAAAACTCCAGGTTTTGTATCTGCAACTTTAAAGCAATTCAG GTCGGGAAGTGTGATTGTGGACTTTGAAGTCGTAACGACTAACACAAACCTTGCTGATATCAAAAGTGTTGAATCAGGGCTCATAGCAGCTCTGGCACCTGACTTCATAGTTCAGAATGGCTCTTTTAAAATCACTTATAAAA GTCCTTTTCCCTTACCTTACACCCCCAAGCCCATGTACCCTGGGCCCACTCTGACGCTCACATGCGGCCCTCCTCCTGCTTTCATCGTGACGGGAGACTTGGGGGTTACATGGAAAGTTAAGGGAAAAGATATATCTGGCAATCCAAAATTTACCAGGGAAAACAACATACTGAAGGTTGAAAACACTAGGACTAGTGATACTG GTCTTTATGAATGCACTCTGAAGGGATCAAGCGTAGACTTCCATCAGACAGGAAATGTGACTGTTGAAGCTCCTAATGTCCGAGCCCCAACTCAAATCAACTCAAAGTGTGAGGTGGGAGGAATCACTCCTCTTGAGTGTTGTGTACAGACACCGTATGAAGTGCAGTGGATATACAAGTCCACAATTGTATCAG ATGGATTTGAAGAAAAAGATTCCTACTGCGTCACATATGATTTCCCTATGCCTGAAACTTGTGAAAATACAGAAACAAACATTTTCTGCCATGTCAAAAGTCCATCCGGCTATAGTGTAAAAACTAAACTGAAAATTTTTACAGAAG ATGTAACGTGTAATGATGCTAAGTTTGGcgatggaggagaaggggatgtATCAGAAATACAATGTGGACCTAAGAAAAATGGATACATTATTGCTTCTTGTGAGGGTGCTGTTTGGGTAGTCAAAAAGAACACTTGTGTTTTGACTGTGATTCTCAACCTACAGAACAACTCAGAG TCTTTACAGGCGGAAGGGGTTCTTGATTTTGTCAATGATCTTCAAAATGCTGCAGAGGAGAACCAAAAGGATATTGAAGATTCCACTGCCACTATATCCACCCTCGTTACGATTTTGAAGAATGTGGCGTCTGTTTCTACTAATGTCAGTCGCCCTGTTATGGAG GGTTTTCTTAAAACAGTTAATGTACTCATTTCAGAAGGAGCACAGGGTTCCTGGGGTCAGCTAAATGCCGATTCGTCTGGCAGCACTAGCAACACCAGCTCTATTTTACTGGGGTCCCTAGAAACCATCACTGGGGCTCTACAAGGGGAGCCCTTTGTCTTTAACACAAGCACCATGATCCTGACAAGAACTAACTTCAGTCAAAATTCCTTCAGCTCAGAACAGAGCTCCAGTGTTGGCTTACATATTCCACAGATTAACTCCAGCAACAACTTCATTAACACTATCGCCTTCTCCACCCTGAACAACGTCTTGCCTGCTAGAAATGGCAGAAATCAGACTGTCAACGGTACCATTATCAATGGAAACGTGCTGCTCGTTAAGTTAAACGGAACCGTCAGAAATGTCTCTCTGAGCTTTGAAAAATTGAATTTGAATAAATCATTAGCTAACGTTCAGTGTGTATTCTGGAACTTTGATCTGGAGGGATGGGATGATGAAGGATGTCATCTGCAGTCTGACAACAATGAAACCGTCACCTGTAACTGCAACCATCTGACTTCTTTCTCCATCCTAATGTCACCATCCAATGAAGGCTTCAATGATGAACAGCAAAATGTGTTGGACATCATCACCTACATTGGAGTGGGCATCTCCATGGGCAGCCTGGTTGTGTGTCTGATCATTGAAGCTTGTGTCTGGAAGAGCATGACCCGGAACAGCACCTCCTATATGCGTCACGTCTCCATAGTAAACATCGCCGTCTCTCTCTTGATAGCAGACATTTGGTTCATCATCGGAGCATCCATTTCAGCCAATCCAGGGGAAGACAAATATAATGCATGCAGCACGGCAACATTCTTCATTCACTTTTTCTACCTGTCCCTGTTCTTCTGGATGCTCATCTCAGGCCTCCTCCTGTTCTACAGGACCATCATGGTCTTCTCCCACATGTCAAAGTCCACCATGCTGGCCATTGGCTTCTCTGTGGGCTACGGAGCGCCTCTCATCATAGCTGTTGTCACGGTGGCTTCCACAGCCCCAAATGATACATACATAAGAAATGATACAGAGATGGCCTGCTGGCTGAACTGGGGCAGTAGCAAGGCTCTCCTGGCATTTGTGATCCCAGCCCTGAGTATAGTGCTCATCAACTTCTTAATCCTCATTGTGGTTCTGTACAAAATGCTGAGGAGAGGTGTTGGGGACACTGCCCAGCCTGATGAGAAGAACACACTCGTGGTCATCGCCAGGTGTCTGGCCATCCTCACGCCCTTCTTTGGTCTTACCTGGGCACTGGGAGTGGGAACATTGGTGGACTACACAAACTTTGGAACACATGTTGCTTTTGCTTTCTTCAATTCCTTACAG GGTTTCTTCATTTTGGTGTTTGGAACACTTTTAGATAGCAAG ATCAGGGCAGCAATAACTAGACTGTTCCGAGGAGCCAGTGGAAGCTCCCAGGGTACCGGG ACTCGCAGCACCAGCGCTGGGCCATCCTCCTTCAGTGCCTTGGACATACTCAGAAGAATGCGGAGAAGAA ACGTCTACAACGTCTCTGAAGTTGCAAACACCAGCAGCTCTGCTGCTACAGAGTCTTTCATCAACATCTGA